ACTGGAAAACAATAGAATCAAAATTACTTACAAGTGGAGGTGGAcctctggggggggggggggggggttgcgaCATTATGTCTAACTGAAGACAATTGACAATTCACTACAGAAAAGATCTCTTCTAATATGTGAGGCGAACATGAGAGGAAGCTCAACTAGTTGCAAAGCAGAGTTACGATCTGATTCAGACTGGCAATCAGTATTTCCAGCTCCATAATCTTGGCCAGTAGCAAAAAGGTGGTTTTAATAACCAAAATCAATGATTTATTGTTTTCATTCTCCTCCGCTCTAAACTTGTTCGTTCCCCTTCAGGATGTTGTACTTGCACAGTGGACATGTCGCGTTCATCTTAAGCCATTTAACTATGCAGGTGGAGTGGAAATGATGATTACAGGGGAGAGCATGGAGTTCCGTCTCATCCTCGTACAAGCTAAGACATATACAACATTCCTAGCAAACAAGAAAAAATTTGAGGTATTGGTAACTATTTTATCACAAATAATAAACAGAAATTCTACTATGTCTATTCATATTCAGGAACGCAATCTCATAATGAGGATCCAAACTGAAACAAGAGATCCATACTAAAATCTCGAAGTAAAGTTGTAGAATATGCATACGGCGAAACAGCTCTATTTCCAATATAGTCAGAGCAGTAGGAACAGaataaaggagaaagaaaatGATAACTGGTTGAGCTTTCCGTGCCACAACGAGGAACTGGCTTTAAGCATTTCTAAGATACGTAATTAACTTACTGCATCCTCAGGTAAAAGAATACGCTCATTGGCCAAGTATCCACTGCTCGTCTCAATTGGTACCATCTTACCAGCTCCTACACTTGGTTTCTCCTCATCCTTGCAGATATGGAATCTATACTTGGGGAGAACTTTGAGGTCTGCTTCTGACGCACCTTCCTGTGTATTATAGGTGAAAGATTGTTACCAGAAACATATGAAGTAAGCTTGTTTTATGGTTTGCTGTCTTCTTACCTGGCCCACTGCATAGAGTACTGCAATTATGCAAGGCAAGCAGCAACAAAGAGCAACTCCTATCAGACATGCCAAAGCAACACAAAAGACGGCAAAGAATACATCGAATGCCAAAAATACAACTGCCAACCTGCAGCACTTTGGATCAGTAATCAAACAGGACTCTTTCTGAAGGTGGTGGtcacaaaaattttaaaaaaggaaaagaaaacatCTACAATTCATCATGCAGACATATTTTACAGAGAGAGAGAATAATCATCCACGGCTTCTTTTGAGATGACAACATATATGCTGTAATGCAATGATAGATTTAAGCATATAATTCAGCTGGTCCGTGACCGAACACTGAATCAGACAGCTAAACCAGATAGAATTAGGAATTAGATCTTATAGGGAACAACTAGAAACTCTAGGCAAACTTGGAAAAAATTGAATTCCCCTTCCCTTTAACAGTCTGTGGTTCTTCTATGTTGCTATTAACAACAATGATGAAAAATGTCAATTCACATAGTGCATGAACTAATTAATAACATCTTTACCGCAACTACCATTACCCAAAATGTGAAAAGATCAAGGTCGCGTTCAGTCAAATATATCCCAAAGATTTGAAACCCCTGTCTATTTGAGCTGTGCAAGTATTACTAGTACGTCTAAAGGAATTAAAATTAAGAAAAACTCAATTAGAGCCTACCTGTAACAGGTTATGCCCGATCTCATTGCTATGACCTACTTTACATCTTGAAATAGGGGAGAATTCCAGACAGGGATTGGAATTTTTAAAATCACAATTTGAAAATAGTAGAGATAAGAAAATACAAGTCCAATAGACGACCATCAACTAAACATCAAAGTTATATAATATAAGAGACTAATACGCACATATTATAACTTTAAGAAGTTTTTCTTGTTTTAGGATTTCTCCCTAGAAATAAAGGCTTGAAGTGATAGTAGATCGTGACATACCAGTATAGACGTGGAGCATTCTGTAAAAGAATATCACCACCAGAGACTATCCAATAAAATCCAACTATCCACCAAAGAAGTGACGCCATTGTATTCACAGTTTCACATCGTTTAGCAACACTGCAATGTCCAGAATGGGAAGGAGTCAATAAATTAAATTTGCCACTTCTACTTCTATAGCAGCGTTAACCAAGAAAAGGAGTATATATCTCTTTTTCGATGCTTAAAAGACACTTAAGATAGTTGGTCAAATGACGGCAAGACATTGTTTCTTCATAATTTCAAATGACGAGAATAAATGCTTCTATATGTCTAAGTAGAAGATCAAAAGGTGCTGATAACATAGCCAAGTTGAATGGCATGTAATTGCCATGCTTCTTTAAGTCGTCGTTTCAGCTTGCAGTGTAACAAATATCAAATTTAACTCATGAAAATCTACTGAGATAGCAGGTCAATCATGATATGAAAGATGGGTCAAAAACCATCAAGGtaaaatcaaaaagtaagaatCACTAACATGATACTATCACAAACTCTCAGCATAACAGGGCTACTATCACAAACTCTCAGCATAACAGGGCAAATATACATTATTCTCCTTACATTTTTCATCCCCTTAACCTTGTAAAAGAAATTTATAACACTTTCTCATAAGTTTGGGATCTCTCCTGCAGCTCcttctttttttaataatattatcCTTCCCTGACACAGGGTTCTCGCAATGATCACATGGATCATATAAAAAATCTTTGTAACCAACAATATAACCCCAAAGCCCACTCATACAAAATCCAAAGCAAGTCACTTGCCTTTGAATCAATGTGAAATGTACAAGCTTCGAAATATTATGCCTAATCATTCTGTTAAGATATAGAGTTTATATCTTAAAAGTGTAAAGCAATTAACAAAATTCCAGCTTCTGAAATACAATCAATATTTACCGTCCTTCATTTGATCAATCCAAATGTTTCATCTGGTTCGACTTCAGTAGTAAAAATGCAAGGCTTCAAATGGATTACGGAATATTGCGTGGAGAGCAAAAAGGGAAAGAATATGCCAACAAAGTAGCCTCTGATGGAATGCACTGGAATTAGGTTTCTCATGTCAATTATAGTTCAAATAGTTTGACAAAGAGAAGGAAAAGATTAAACCAGTTCATAGAAgagaaatttgaaaatttcaatGGCTGCTGGAGTTGTGTTGCATTCACATCCAGGCACTAGTCTAGATCTTGCAGTGACGATCAAATTCTGTAAAGTAGTATTCTTTAAGGAGATGATGAGCATTTTGCTAACTTTCTCAGAGCAAAGATTTATAGCAAGGTCTCAAGAATGTACtcttcaagcaagaaaaatatttatttgatccTAACACTATCactcaaaaagaaagaagaaaacagAAATCCACCACTTTCTTTATCAATATACCAatatttccttctttttttttgataagtaatGAGTTATACCAACATTCAGTTATATCTTCTATACTAATATATTTGTTTCCATTAATTGTGTTCAGTTCTTAGCTAAGTCCGCATGGATTCTAAGAGGTTGTAGTCCCTTTTAACACATTAAATTATCAACATTTATCACAGTACCACACCTACCCACCGCTAGCTGCACTTGGAAGCTCGTGTAGCCTATAACCAAACCGCCTCACGAGCTTGAATGTAATGCAATAGTGCATCAGAAGTGAAAAACACCCCCCCCAAACAGAGGCGGAGCTAGCCTATAGTATGCGGGTTCAGCCGAACCCAGTCATTTTTGCTTAAATGTTGTATTTATACtagaaaattcattaaatatgtataaatatttaattgcgaACCCAATAACTAAGACGAACTATGGGTTCTTCGGCAAATtcagaacccataaacttcaaattgtGGCTTCACCCCTGACTACAAAGATGAATTCATCATACAACAAGTATCTATTTAATTGTGACAAAAAGGTCGGAAAATACTGAATAAGCTGAACAAATGAGCTAACCTTGATTGATTACCAATACCCAAAACGTCATTTCCCTCTTCACCATTCTCCTCATTATCAGTTTCTCCTTGAGAATTTCTCCTTCTATATTCCAACCAAACCAGCACCACATGCACCACGCACTGCAAAGCATACCCACAAACCCAAATCCTAATTGGAACATTAGGCGACTCATCAAACGTGCAGGACAAAATCACAACAGAGACAATAACAAAACCCAAGTTCCACATCATGTCCAGTGCCACCACTGGCTTCGAATAACCCCAGTCGGCGCGCCGCTCGTCCAGCTCACGCGCCGCCGTCTCCCTCACTAGCATGGACGCGCCGCCCTGCCTTCCGCCGGTAAGCCGACCAAGAAGTACAGCCAGTGATGACTGACGGCCCCCGCCGCCGGTGTCCTCTCGCCGGCTGAGGAGTGGGACCCTTGTGGGGTCTGAAGATATCATATTTGGTGGCTCAGTCGCCATAATTTTAAAGCTGAAAATGGATAATTGTTTATcctttagagagagaaagtgggGTTTGTCAGAAACATAGAATTCGTAATTAAGTGATGTAAATAGTTTTTCTGAAGTTTGATGAATTGGGTTTTGTGTCAGAAAGTGTCAGATTCTTGAGTTTTGTGTCTAAAAGTTGAAGGGTGGTTGGGGATGATCAAAATGGGGGATAGGGGTTTAGCTGGTCCGGGTTTGTTTCTGGTAACTACCTATTCTGAACCTGAATCTTTCATAAACTTTTACTGTTAAAAGACAGGCAAACAGGATA
This region of Nicotiana tomentosiformis chromosome 4, ASM39032v3, whole genome shotgun sequence genomic DNA includes:
- the LOC104102326 gene encoding E3 ubiquitin protein ligase RIE1-like, with product MATEPPNMISSDPTRVPLLSRREDTGGGGRQSSLAVLLGRLTGGRQGGASMLVRETAARELDERRADWGYSKPVVALDMMWNLGFVIVSVVILSCTFDESPNVPIRIWVCGYALQCVVHVVLVWLEYRRRNSQGETDNEENGEEGNDVLGIGNQSSVAKRCETVNTMASLLWWIVGFYWIVSGGDILLQNAPRLYWLAVVFLAFDVFFAVFCVALACLIGVALCCCLPCIIAVLYAVGQEGASEADLKVLPKYRFHICKDEEKPSVGAGKMVPIETSSGYLANERILLPEDAECCICLSLYEDETELHALPCNHHFHSTCIVKWLKMNATCPLCKYNILKGNEQV